In a genomic window of Cytobacillus sp. FSL H8-0458:
- a CDS encoding YkyB family protein — translation MKGDWKLNSDKKQYPHLQPTVENLSQAIFTVNRHAKTAPSPKFLYKLKHDALHKLIKEGKAQKAGLHYSGNPKNSQQQSDVLVKCGNYSFHLPPSKEDFSKLPHLGKLDSFVRNPKSSLSLNAAKKLLMSYTGLKELNSPQNEKKQHYQKPVFKKLGESYF, via the coding sequence ATGAAAGGAGATTGGAAATTGAATTCTGATAAGAAACAATATCCCCATCTGCAGCCAACGGTTGAAAACCTCTCTCAAGCCATCTTCACCGTTAACCGCCATGCAAAGACAGCACCAAGTCCTAAATTTTTGTATAAATTAAAGCACGATGCACTGCACAAGCTGATCAAAGAAGGTAAAGCCCAAAAAGCAGGCCTGCACTATTCCGGCAATCCAAAAAACAGCCAGCAGCAATCAGATGTTCTTGTAAAGTGCGGGAACTATTCTTTCCATCTCCCGCCTTCTAAAGAGGATTTTTCTAAGCTTCCCCATTTGGGCAAGCTGGATTCCTTCGTCCGAAATCCTAAGTCCTCTTTATCACTTAATGCAGCGAAAAAATTGCTAATGTCATATACAGGACTAAAAGAGCTTAATAGCCCGCAGAATGAAAAAAAACAGCACTATCAGAAGCCTGTATTTAAGAAATTAGGAGAAAGTTACTTTTAA
- a CDS encoding chemotaxis protein, whose protein sequence is MNQKKGILLESGTNELEIVEFSIGRNKFGINVIKVKEIINPVQVTPVPHSHRNIEGLIELRGEVLPVVDVASSLNMAPSETPQQDKFIVTEFNQQKIVFHVHNVSKIHRISWNQIEKPSEMYQRQESQIIGIIKLGEEMVLLLDFEKMVTEINPDSGISIQKVQKLGKRERSDKKLIIAEDSPLLRKLLNDTLNEAGFSRIVFFENGYEAYEYLHSLGESGRNVTDEVQLMITDIEMPQMDGHHLTKKVKDHPLLAEIPVIIFSSLITEDLRHKGQMVGADAQVSKPEIAELVLLIDQHAL, encoded by the coding sequence GTGAATCAGAAAAAAGGCATTTTACTTGAAAGCGGAACGAATGAACTCGAAATTGTTGAATTCTCGATAGGCAGGAATAAATTCGGGATTAATGTGATTAAAGTGAAGGAAATTATAAACCCTGTACAGGTCACTCCTGTCCCTCATTCTCATAGAAATATTGAAGGACTCATTGAACTGAGGGGTGAGGTGCTTCCTGTAGTTGATGTAGCTTCTTCATTGAATATGGCTCCCTCAGAAACCCCCCAGCAGGATAAGTTTATTGTGACAGAGTTTAATCAGCAGAAAATTGTTTTTCATGTTCATAATGTTTCGAAAATCCACCGTATTTCCTGGAACCAAATTGAAAAGCCATCTGAAATGTATCAGAGACAGGAAAGCCAGATTATCGGTATTATTAAGCTTGGTGAAGAAATGGTACTGCTCCTTGATTTTGAAAAAATGGTCACTGAAATTAATCCTGATTCAGGGATCAGCATTCAGAAGGTGCAAAAACTTGGAAAGCGTGAAAGATCTGATAAGAAGCTGATTATTGCAGAAGATTCTCCATTATTAAGAAAGCTTTTGAACGATACATTGAATGAAGCGGGCTTTTCCCGAATTGTATTTTTTGAGAACGGATATGAGGCTTATGAATATCTGCATTCTTTAGGAGAGTCCGGACGGAATGTCACTGATGAAGTGCAGCTCATGATCACTGATATCGAAATGCCGCAAATGGACGGGCATCACCTCACAAAAAAGGTGAAAGATCATCCGTTGCTTGCAGAAATCCCGGTTATCATATTTTCCTCATTGATTACCGAAGATCTTCGCCATAAAGGACAGATGGTTGGGGCTGATGCACAGGTGAGCAAGCCTGAAATTGCAGAATTGGTGCTATTAATTGATCAGCATGCGTTATAG
- a CDS encoding MFS transporter: MEIEKTELKKPGKFNSLRLYMTLPIVSWALYDFANTIFSSNINTIFFPFYLQEVIGENEVLNQIASTFISYSNALASFFLVLFSPLFGVMIDRTGRKKKYIVIFTLITVMATILMGVFASSQISGKIFGLPVYLALVIICFIIAKFFFHSSLVFYDAMISDLGTKQDIPLISGFGVAVGYIGTLVGLTVYLFVGDDGFHESFIPTAILFLVFSLPLFFFVKDKPYQPKEKQTFLSGYKEVWQTFKEMKHYKSIFTFMIAYFFLNDAIATTIAMMAVYAKTIVGFTTGKFILLYLVSTVSSIIGSFVFGYITKAKGANKAVKYVGSLLLVALAIAVGAVNEAMFWIAGSMFGVALGSMWVTTRTYIVELTPENKRGQFFGLFAFSGKVSSIIGPLIYGSITLIFASYGNMASRLALGSLMILTIIGLLVHSKIKDDSIPE; this comes from the coding sequence ATGGAAATAGAAAAAACGGAGCTCAAGAAGCCGGGAAAATTCAATTCCCTGCGCCTGTATATGACCCTGCCGATCGTATCATGGGCACTATATGATTTTGCGAATACCATCTTTTCATCCAATATTAATACGATATTCTTTCCATTTTACCTGCAGGAAGTAATAGGGGAGAATGAAGTTTTAAATCAGATTGCAAGTACGTTTATATCTTATTCTAATGCATTGGCAAGCTTTTTTCTTGTCCTGTTTTCACCCTTGTTCGGAGTTATGATAGACAGGACAGGAAGAAAAAAGAAATATATAGTGATCTTCACGCTTATTACTGTCATGGCAACGATATTGATGGGTGTTTTTGCATCCAGCCAGATTAGCGGGAAAATATTTGGGCTGCCTGTTTACCTTGCACTTGTTATTATTTGTTTTATAATTGCAAAGTTTTTTTTCCATTCCAGTCTGGTGTTTTACGATGCAATGATTTCAGACTTGGGAACAAAGCAGGATATTCCGCTGATTTCGGGCTTTGGAGTAGCAGTCGGCTATATTGGAACCCTTGTTGGCCTGACTGTTTATTTATTTGTGGGTGATGACGGTTTTCACGAATCTTTCATACCAACGGCTATTTTATTTCTGGTGTTTTCATTGCCGCTGTTTTTCTTTGTAAAAGATAAGCCTTATCAGCCAAAAGAAAAACAAACATTTTTATCCGGCTATAAGGAAGTTTGGCAGACTTTCAAAGAAATGAAACATTATAAATCAATTTTCACTTTCATGATTGCTTATTTTTTCTTAAATGATGCAATTGCCACCACGATTGCGATGATGGCCGTGTATGCAAAAACGATTGTCGGTTTTACCACTGGCAAATTCATTTTGTTATATCTGGTTTCCACGGTGTCCAGTATAATTGGGTCTTTTGTATTTGGCTATATAACCAAGGCAAAAGGGGCTAATAAAGCGGTTAAGTATGTTGGTAGCCTTCTTCTTGTTGCATTGGCTATTGCGGTTGGCGCTGTCAATGAAGCCATGTTCTGGATTGCAGGCAGCATGTTTGGCGTTGCCCTGGGTTCCATGTGGGTAACCACAAGGACGTATATTGTGGAATTAACTCCTGAAAATAAAAGAGGACAGTTTTTTGGTTTGTTTGCATTTTCAGGAAAAGTATCTTCCATTATTGGTCCGCTCATTTACGGAAGCATTACCCTGATCTTTGCAAGCTACGGAAACATGGCGAGCAGACTGGCATTAGGCTCATTAATGATTTTGACTATAATTGGATTGCTCGTTCATTCAAAAATTAAAGATGACAGTATTCCTGAATAA
- a CDS encoding DinB family protein — MQKKDVITHYESFSVWLESIKELDQETWLKPVKAGKWPVAAVVAHLLFWDRYSLEKRFPFFKEGAELESYPDFQYVNDAAAEYAQKHAQLEIIEELLSVRKKFLHILEGMTEEKLDTAFTIGSTALTVRDYFADFIEHDIHHKKQIIQAAGIRV; from the coding sequence ATGCAAAAGAAAGATGTTATTACTCACTATGAATCTTTTTCAGTGTGGCTTGAGTCTATAAAAGAGCTTGACCAGGAAACTTGGCTAAAGCCTGTTAAAGCCGGAAAATGGCCAGTTGCCGCAGTAGTTGCCCATCTGTTATTTTGGGATAGGTATTCCCTTGAGAAGCGTTTCCCATTTTTTAAAGAGGGTGCAGAGCTTGAGAGCTATCCTGACTTTCAGTATGTGAATGATGCTGCAGCAGAATATGCTCAAAAGCATGCACAACTAGAAATTATTGAAGAACTATTATCAGTCAGAAAAAAATTCCTTCATATACTTGAAGGAATGACTGAAGAAAAACTGGATACAGCATTTACAATAGGTAGTACTGCCTTAACTGTGCGTGATTATTTTGCTGATTTTATAGAACATGACATTCACCATAAAAAGCAAATTATCCAGGCTGCCGGCATCAGGGTTTAA
- a CDS encoding RDD family protein yields METSLEKQPYENAKEYGGFWLRFAAYLIDSIIVGIPLTILSIVIFMIFFGTSDAFNTMISDPSYMEAEMTDAEALAFMGSYFGALGVTFIVNLVIAVAYFAGLHASSWQGTVGKKLLGLKVTDLNGNRISFWRALGRYLAMAILSGIFLIGYIIAAFTEKKQALHDLIAGTVVVKK; encoded by the coding sequence GTGGAGACATCTTTAGAGAAGCAGCCTTATGAAAACGCAAAGGAATATGGCGGATTCTGGCTCAGATTTGCGGCCTATTTAATTGATTCTATTATTGTTGGAATCCCGCTTACCATTCTAAGCATCGTTATTTTTATGATCTTCTTTGGCACTTCTGACGCTTTTAACACGATGATAAGCGACCCATCTTATATGGAAGCAGAAATGACCGATGCAGAAGCGCTTGCATTCATGGGGTCATATTTTGGTGCACTTGGAGTAACTTTTATTGTCAATCTTGTCATTGCTGTTGCCTATTTTGCAGGCCTGCATGCATCCTCATGGCAGGGGACTGTAGGGAAAAAGCTGCTGGGATTAAAAGTGACTGACTTAAATGGTAATCGCATTTCCTTCTGGAGAGCGCTTGGGAGATATTTGGCCATGGCCATCTTGTCTGGAATTTTCCTTATCGGCTATATCATTGCTGCCTTTACAGAGAAAAAACAGGCACTGCACGATTTAATCGCAGGCACAGTTGTAGTAAAAAAATAA
- a CDS encoding aminotransferase A codes for MEHLINQRVKDIEISGIRRFFNMVAGTKDMISLTIGQPDFPTPLHVKEAAKQAIDENFTSYTHNAGDIRLREAAASFVKTKYNLTYNPESEVIVTSGASEAIDIAFRTILDEGSEVILPGPVYPGYEPIIKLCGAVPVHTDISKNKFRFTADIITEHMSDKTRCIVLPYPSNPTGVSLTLEELEQIAALVKDKDIFILADEIYSELIYDQTHHSIASLLREQTVVINGLSKSHSMTGWRIGLLFAPENLAKHILKVHQYNVTCAASVSQMAALEGLTAGIDDALPMRQEYAKRRDYVYERLVQMNLDVVKPDGAFYFFIKIPDVSMTSFEFALSLVEDAGVAVVPGSAFSSYGEGYFRISFAYSMDTLKEGLNRMEKYLKGIKV; via the coding sequence TTGGAACATTTAATCAACCAAAGAGTGAAGGACATAGAAATTTCCGGAATCAGAAGGTTTTTCAATATGGTTGCCGGCACCAAAGATATGATTTCTCTTACAATTGGACAGCCTGACTTCCCTACACCGCTGCATGTTAAAGAAGCAGCCAAACAGGCAATCGACGAAAACTTTACTTCCTACACACACAATGCGGGCGATATTCGATTGCGTGAAGCTGCAGCTTCCTTTGTAAAAACAAAATATAACCTTACATATAACCCTGAATCTGAAGTCATTGTGACATCAGGAGCGAGTGAAGCAATTGATATTGCCTTCAGAACAATTCTGGACGAAGGATCGGAAGTAATCCTGCCTGGTCCTGTTTATCCCGGATATGAGCCAATCATAAAGCTTTGCGGTGCAGTTCCGGTACATACTGATATTTCGAAAAACAAGTTCAGATTTACTGCTGATATAATCACGGAACATATGAGTGACAAAACAAGGTGCATTGTTCTTCCATACCCATCGAATCCGACAGGTGTCAGCCTGACTTTAGAGGAACTTGAGCAAATTGCAGCTCTTGTTAAAGATAAAGATATTTTTATCCTTGCTGATGAAATCTACAGCGAACTGATCTATGATCAAACCCATCACTCAATCGCCTCCCTTTTACGGGAGCAAACAGTCGTAATTAACGGCTTATCAAAATCCCATTCAATGACAGGCTGGCGCATTGGGCTTTTATTCGCTCCGGAAAATCTGGCAAAGCATATCTTGAAGGTTCATCAGTATAATGTGACTTGTGCAGCTTCTGTCTCCCAAATGGCTGCCCTTGAAGGGCTGACAGCCGGAATCGACGACGCCCTGCCAATGAGACAGGAATATGCCAAGCGCCGTGACTATGTTTATGAGCGATTAGTACAAATGAATCTGGATGTAGTCAAACCTGATGGCGCTTTTTATTTTTTCATAAAAATACCGGATGTTTCCATGACCTCCTTTGAATTTGCCCTTTCACTTGTTGAAGATGCAGGAGTTGCAGTAGTTCCGGGCAGTGCATTTTCCTCATATGGAGAAGGCTATTTCCGAATATCTTTTGCATATTCCATGGACACATTAAAGGAAGGGCTAAACCGGATGGAAAAGTATCTGAAAGGCATTAAAGTGTAA
- a CDS encoding NAD(P)-dependent oxidoreductase: MISPENTVIGFVGTGVMGKSMAGHLLKAGYPLVVYTRTKEKASELIENGAEWAETPSAVAKKANVIITIVGYPADVEEVYLGENGIITNGRENTYVIDMTTSTPTLAKRINEEARKIGMYAIDAPVSGGDIGARDAKLSIMAGGDRDAFLTVEPILNLLGTNIVYQGNAGAGQHTKMCNQIAIASNMIGVCEAVVYAEKAGLDPKTVLQSISSGAAGSWSLSNLAPRMIEGNFDPGFYIKHFIKDMNIALDEAEAMGMMTPGLSLAKKMYAELAEKGEENSGTQALYKYWEKEYAPFNE, from the coding sequence ATGATTTCACCTGAAAATACAGTTATCGGGTTTGTGGGAACAGGGGTTATGGGCAAGAGCATGGCGGGACACCTTTTGAAAGCAGGCTATCCATTAGTCGTGTATACCAGAACTAAAGAAAAAGCCTCTGAACTAATAGAGAATGGGGCAGAGTGGGCTGAGACTCCTTCAGCAGTTGCAAAGAAAGCAAATGTTATTATTACCATTGTTGGTTATCCCGCAGATGTAGAGGAAGTGTATCTCGGGGAAAATGGCATTATCACAAATGGCAGAGAAAATACATATGTAATTGACATGACCACCTCGACACCTACATTAGCCAAGAGGATAAATGAAGAAGCACGCAAAATAGGCATGTATGCAATAGATGCCCCTGTTTCAGGTGGAGATATCGGCGCAAGGGATGCAAAGCTTTCAATAATGGCAGGAGGAGACCGGGACGCATTTCTGACTGTAGAACCGATTCTCAATCTCCTCGGAACGAATATCGTTTATCAAGGGAATGCGGGTGCCGGACAGCATACGAAAATGTGCAATCAAATTGCGATAGCATCCAATATGATCGGGGTGTGTGAAGCGGTTGTTTATGCAGAGAAAGCAGGTTTGGATCCGAAAACAGTGCTTCAAAGCATATCATCTGGAGCAGCAGGCAGCTGGTCCTTATCCAATCTGGCACCTAGAATGATTGAGGGAAACTTTGACCCCGGCTTTTATATTAAGCATTTCATTAAAGACATGAACATTGCCTTAGATGAGGCAGAAGCAATGGGGATGATGACTCCGGGACTCTCGCTCGCAAAGAAAATGTATGCAGAGCTTGCTGAAAAAGGAGAAGAAAACAGCGGCACACAGGCATTATATAAATATTGGGAAAAGGAATACGCCCCTTTTAATGAATAA
- the ptsP gene encoding phosphoenolpyruvate--protein phosphotransferase produces MSFLNGIAASSGIAIAKAYRLVEPDLSFNKLTVENAEQEVERFQAALAESKGELEVIRDNAHRDLGADKAAIFDAHLLVLSDPELISPIEDKIKTDKVNAESALKETADMFITMFEQMDNEYMKERAADIRDVTKRVLSHLLGVQIANPSMIAEEVIIIAEDLTPSDTAQLNRQFVKGFTTDIGGRTSHSAIMARSMEIPAVVGTKESTKQIKNGDLVIVDGLKGLVHINPTPEAIAEYEEEHRKFEEQKAEWAKLVNEKSVTADGHHVELAANIGTPKDLKGVVENGGEGVGLYRTEFLYMGRDQLPTEEEQFESYKAVLEGMSGKPVVVRTLDIGGDKELPYLNLPKEMNPFLGFRAIRLCLEEQDMFRTQLRALLRASTYGNLKIMFPMIATLDEFRQGKAILEEEKQKLMSEGLVVADNIEIGIMVEIPSTAVMAEQFAKEVDFFSVGTNDLIQYTMAADRMNERVSYLYQPYNPAILRLVKMVIDAAHKEGKWAGMCGEMAGDETAIPLLLGLGLDEFSMSATSILKARSQISRLNKKDMEALAEKALHMNTAEEVVQAVKEIAKL; encoded by the coding sequence ATGAGCTTTTTAAATGGTATTGCGGCGTCAAGCGGTATTGCTATTGCTAAGGCTTACCGTTTGGTTGAGCCGGATCTCTCTTTTAACAAATTGACAGTAGAAAATGCTGAACAGGAAGTAGAACGTTTTCAGGCAGCACTAGCTGAATCTAAAGGTGAATTGGAAGTCATCCGCGATAATGCCCATAGAGATCTTGGTGCGGATAAAGCTGCTATTTTTGATGCTCATCTTTTAGTATTAAGTGATCCGGAATTAATTTCGCCGATTGAAGATAAAATTAAAACAGACAAAGTAAACGCTGAATCTGCTTTAAAAGAGACAGCGGATATGTTCATAACAATGTTCGAACAAATGGACAATGAATACATGAAAGAGCGTGCAGCAGATATCCGTGACGTAACAAAACGCGTACTTTCTCATTTGCTTGGAGTGCAAATTGCGAATCCCAGCATGATTGCAGAAGAAGTCATCATTATCGCGGAAGATTTGACACCATCTGATACTGCTCAGCTGAACCGCCAGTTTGTAAAAGGATTTACAACTGACATCGGGGGCAGAACATCTCACTCTGCCATTATGGCCCGTTCCATGGAAATTCCTGCAGTAGTGGGAACAAAGGAATCTACGAAGCAAATTAAAAATGGCGACCTGGTTATCGTGGATGGGTTAAAAGGTCTGGTACATATTAATCCGACTCCGGAGGCTATCGCCGAATACGAGGAAGAGCACCGTAAATTCGAAGAGCAAAAAGCTGAGTGGGCTAAGCTTGTCAATGAGAAATCAGTTACTGCTGATGGCCATCATGTTGAATTGGCTGCCAATATCGGAACTCCGAAAGATTTGAAGGGTGTAGTTGAAAATGGCGGAGAAGGCGTTGGCCTTTACCGTACAGAATTTTTATATATGGGAAGAGATCAGCTTCCAACTGAAGAGGAACAGTTTGAATCCTACAAAGCTGTACTTGAAGGGATGAGCGGAAAACCGGTTGTAGTCCGCACCCTGGATATCGGCGGGGATAAAGAACTTCCATATCTGAATCTTCCAAAGGAAATGAACCCATTCCTTGGCTTCCGGGCGATTCGTCTATGTCTGGAAGAACAGGATATGTTCAGGACGCAATTAAGAGCTTTATTAAGAGCTAGCACCTATGGAAACCTGAAAATCATGTTCCCTATGATTGCCACGCTTGATGAATTCCGTCAGGGCAAAGCAATTCTTGAAGAAGAAAAACAAAAACTTATGAGCGAAGGTTTAGTGGTTGCAGACAACATTGAAATTGGAATTATGGTTGAAATTCCTTCAACTGCTGTTATGGCTGAGCAATTCGCTAAAGAAGTCGATTTCTTCAGTGTAGGCACAAATGATCTAATTCAGTACACTATGGCTGCAGACCGCATGAATGAGCGTGTTTCTTACCTTTACCAGCCGTATAATCCTGCAATCCTGCGTTTAGTTAAAATGGTAATTGATGCAGCGCATAAAGAAGGAAAGTGGGCAGGTATGTGCGGTGAAATGGCTGGGGACGAAACGGCAATTCCATTGCTGCTGGGATTAGGACTTGACGAGTTCTCCATGAGCGCTACTTCAATCCTGAAAGCCCGTTCTCAAATCAGCCGCCTGAACAAAAAGGACATGGAAGCCCTGGCTGAAAAAGCGCTTCATATGAATACAGCTGAAGAAGTAGTCCAAGCTGTAAAAGAAATAGCTAAACTGTAA
- a CDS encoding phosphocarrier protein HPr: protein MVQKQFKVTAETGIHARPATMLVQAASKFDSEIHLEYKEKKVNLKSIMGVMSLGVGQDADITIIAEGSDEQDALNSLEETLKKEGLAE from the coding sequence ATGGTACAAAAACAATTTAAAGTAACTGCAGAAACAGGAATTCACGCTCGTCCAGCTACAATGCTTGTACAAGCTGCCAGCAAATTTGATTCAGAAATTCACCTTGAATACAAGGAAAAGAAAGTAAACCTAAAATCAATTATGGGCGTTATGTCTTTAGGTGTTGGACAAGATGCTGATATTACAATTATTGCTGAAGGCAGCGATGAACAGGATGCTCTTAACAGCCTTGAAGAAACATTGAAAAAAGAAGGATTGGCTGAATAA
- a CDS encoding ABC transporter permease has protein sequence MENSSIIDIELWRLISAYLFVLLLILIFKVRGITRQKALAIAALRMTLQLVIAGYVLTYLFEFSNPLLTLGVIFIMEGFAIYTIYKQAGTRLSVSLKKSIAISMITGTTFCLLFFNFIVIHFEPWYDPRYFIPIAGMIIGNSMTGITLSVKELLNSFTTQRDMIEGALMLGADPKAAVKPYVNHAFDSAVLPTINNMLGMGIIFLPGMMTGQILSGVSPLLAIEYQIVILLGILGSVGLSVILFILLSHKNFFNQDAQFFPEGKN, from the coding sequence ATGGAAAATAGCTCAATTATTGATATTGAACTCTGGAGACTAATATCAGCTTATCTATTTGTGCTGCTTCTAATCTTAATCTTCAAAGTGAGAGGCATCACACGTCAAAAAGCGCTGGCAATTGCTGCCCTCAGAATGACACTTCAGCTTGTAATAGCAGGCTATGTATTAACCTATCTATTTGAATTTTCCAATCCGTTATTAACGTTAGGTGTAATCTTTATTATGGAAGGTTTCGCGATTTACACAATCTATAAACAGGCTGGAACCAGACTTTCAGTCAGCCTCAAAAAATCCATTGCGATTTCCATGATAACAGGTACAACATTTTGTCTTTTATTTTTTAATTTTATTGTTATTCATTTTGAGCCCTGGTATGATCCCCGCTACTTTATTCCAATTGCAGGTATGATAATTGGCAACTCCATGACAGGCATTACGTTGAGTGTAAAGGAGCTTCTGAATTCCTTTACCACCCAAAGAGATATGATCGAGGGTGCTCTAATGCTTGGTGCGGATCCCAAAGCTGCAGTTAAGCCTTATGTTAATCATGCTTTTGATTCCGCTGTTCTGCCGACTATAAACAATATGCTGGGAATGGGCATCATATTTTTGCCTGGGATGATGACCGGGCAGATTCTATCAGGAGTCAGTCCATTGCTTGCAATTGAATATCAGATTGTCATCCTGCTGGGGATTTTGGGAAGTGTAGGTTTATCTGTAATTTTATTTATCCTTTTATCCCATAAGAACTTTTTCAATCAGGATGCCCAATTTTTTCCTGAAGGAAAAAACTAG
- a CDS encoding ABC transporter ATP-binding protein, with amino-acid sequence MTTDLLFTIRELRVDNIINVNHLDIKIDKVTCITGESGAGKSTLMKTLNKMITPDSGEIFYKGTPLKEIDSVQHRRKVIMLSQIPLIFPGTIKDNLIMGYKLNGMEAGDDERLNQALHNMQMTKELHEDAGTLSGGEKQRLALARILLLEADVYLLDEPTSALDEDTEMMVLDHFIREIKKKHASLLMITHSNKVNEQFAEERIYLSRSAVEEVENTPKGEFDGK; translated from the coding sequence ATGACAACAGATTTGCTATTCACCATAAGAGAATTAAGAGTTGATAACATTATAAATGTGAATCATCTTGACATAAAAATAGATAAAGTAACCTGCATCACCGGAGAGAGCGGTGCTGGAAAATCAACTCTTATGAAAACCCTGAACAAAATGATTACCCCCGATTCGGGTGAAATTTTTTATAAAGGCACTCCGCTAAAAGAAATTGATTCTGTCCAGCACAGGAGAAAAGTAATTATGCTATCGCAGATTCCATTAATTTTTCCGGGCACAATAAAGGATAACCTGATTATGGGTTATAAGCTTAACGGAATGGAAGCGGGTGATGATGAAAGACTTAATCAGGCTCTGCATAATATGCAGATGACTAAGGAACTTCATGAAGATGCAGGAACTCTTTCGGGCGGGGAGAAACAGCGCCTGGCATTAGCAAGAATTCTGCTTCTTGAAGCAGATGTTTATCTGCTCGATGAGCCGACTTCTGCACTTGACGAAGACACTGAGATGATGGTTTTGGATCACTTCATCCGTGAAATCAAAAAGAAACATGCTTCATTACTCATGATAACCCACTCCAATAAAGTCAATGAACAATTTGCAGAAGAAAGGATATATTTATCCCGGTCTGCTGTGGAGGAGGTGGAGAATACACCTAAGGGGGAGTTTGATGGAAAATAG
- a CDS encoding cbb3-type cytochrome c oxidase subunit I, producing MGITMIKISSVYFAVGILLGYYMSSTHSYLLGPVHVHINLLGWTSLTLAGILYYLFPALAEGKAGKWHFWLHNIGLPIMMLSLSLVLVTENNAFLPGTAAGATITAAGILIFVWNILKNLKVQ from the coding sequence ATGGGCATTACTATGATTAAGATTTCTTCCGTATATTTTGCTGTGGGGATTCTGCTGGGGTATTATATGTCGAGTACTCATTCTTACCTATTAGGTCCTGTTCATGTCCATATTAATTTACTCGGGTGGACGTCCTTGACTTTGGCAGGAATTCTATATTACTTGTTTCCTGCTCTTGCAGAAGGGAAAGCCGGGAAATGGCATTTTTGGCTTCATAATATCGGCCTGCCAATCATGATGCTGTCACTGTCACTAGTCCTGGTTACAGAGAATAATGCTTTTCTTCCTGGTACTGCTGCTGGAGCCACTATTACGGCTGCCGGCATTTTAATTTTCGTTTGGAACATACTGAAAAACTTAAAGGTACAATAG
- a CDS encoding SDR family NAD(P)-dependent oxidoreductase, translating to MNDFKGKTVIVTGGASGIGKSIAESFASKEANVVIADINEMKGKQLEEHLNRTGLNSLFIRTDVKNETEIKELIIKSFESFGAIDILINNAGISKFHSFFDLSVEMWEEVINTNLRSVFLCSREAAKLMKQGSCIINLSSTRAVMSESGTEAYSASKGGIAAITHAMASTLAEKGIRVNCISPGWIETGDYESLREIDHKQHFSNRVGKPGDIARTCLFLAHPENDFITGENITVDGGMTRKMIYEE from the coding sequence ATGAACGATTTTAAAGGGAAGACAGTCATTGTTACAGGAGGAGCCAGCGGGATAGGCAAGAGTATTGCCGAGTCATTCGCTAGTAAAGAGGCCAATGTTGTTATCGCCGATATTAATGAAATGAAGGGAAAACAATTAGAAGAACATTTGAACCGAACAGGCCTGAACAGCCTGTTCATTAGAACAGATGTTAAGAATGAAACTGAAATTAAGGAACTGATCATAAAGTCATTTGAGTCATTTGGAGCTATAGATATTCTGATTAATAATGCAGGCATTTCAAAGTTTCATTCATTTTTTGATTTGAGTGTGGAAATGTGGGAGGAAGTGATTAATACGAATCTTCGGAGTGTGTTCCTGTGCAGCAGGGAGGCTGCGAAATTGATGAAACAAGGTTCTTGTATTATCAATCTTTCTTCTACGAGAGCAGTAATGTCAGAAAGCGGAACTGAAGCTTACTCAGCTTCAAAAGGAGGAATTGCGGCAATTACTCACGCGATGGCAAGTACACTCGCTGAAAAGGGGATCAGGGTTAATTGCATAAGCCCCGGCTGGATTGAAACAGGCGATTATGAAAGTCTTAGAGAGATTGACCATAAACAGCATTTCTCCAACAGAGTTGGAAAACCCGGCGACATTGCAAGGACCTGCTTATTTTTAGCCCATCCTGAAAATGACTTTATAACAGGTGAAAATATTACGGTGGATGGAGGCATGACAAGGAAAATGATTTATGAAGAATAA
- a CDS encoding YkvS family protein produces the protein MKKAEVGNIIEFRDGLQGIVEKVNENSVIVDLTYMDNYRDLELDQRTVVNHKNYKVVRESAV, from the coding sequence TTGAAGAAAGCAGAGGTTGGCAATATTATTGAGTTTCGTGATGGACTACAGGGAATTGTAGAAAAAGTAAATGAGAATTCCGTTATTGTAGATTTAACGTACATGGACAACTACCGTGATCTCGAATTAGATCAGAGAACAGTTGTCAATCATAAAAATTATAAGGTTGTCAGAGAATCAGCAGTATAA